A genomic segment from Salvia splendens isolate huo1 chromosome 13, SspV2, whole genome shotgun sequence encodes:
- the LOC121759918 gene encoding uncharacterized protein LOC121759918: MVGVSTWFRYIGTKFDYSVSVARMSYLQGQIADKQILDTIWKNFSNGRLTFLHWNKGEEMDPVIGTQGGTLLVRKLPAPNPMSVHVGDVVVMKDPEDSANYLIRRLAAVEGYEIASKDADDEPFVLDKDQCWVLADNDKLKPKEAYDSRIFGPVTMSNIVGRAIYCLRNAVDHGPVKNSEYSTTTDSPVLEVELDVDEMLKNHKA; this comes from the exons ATGGTTGGGGTATCAACATGGTTCCGCTACATTGGAACCAAATTTGATTATTCTGTCTCCGTCGCGCGGATG TCCTATCTACAAGGTCAAATTGCTGATAAACAAATACTCGATACCATATGGAAAAACTTTTCCAATGGAAGGTTGACATTCTTGCATTGGAATAAAGGAGAAGAGATGGATCCAGTAATTGGGACTCAGGGTGGAACTCTTCTTGTTCGGAAACTTCCAGCTCCAAATCCTAT GAGCGTGCATGTTGGAGATGTGGTGGTAATGAAGGATCCTGAAGACTCGGCCAATTATCTCATAAGGAGGTTAGCTGCAGTCGAAGGATATGAAATAGCATCTAAAGATGCAGATGATGAACCTTTTGTCCTTGATAAAGATCAATGTTGGGTATTAGCTGACAATGATAAATTGAAGCCAAAG GAAGCCTATGATAGTCGTATTTTTGGTCCGGTTACCATGTCCAACATAGTTGGTCGGGCCATATATTGTCTAAGGAATGCAGTGGATCATGGGCCGGTCAAGAATAG TGAATATAGCACGACAACGGATTCGCCTGTTCTAGAAGTGGAACTAGATGTTGATGAGATGCTTAAGAACCATAAAGCATAG
- the LOC121761550 gene encoding RING-H2 finger protein ATL16-like gives MNSQAVPPPINGQPPPPVSDDGFPMLAVAALGITATAFLLLSYYIFVTKCCFRWHLIDPLRRFPTRRARLNEDPPASYSPESWQSRGLNELLIREIPTFQYSKQQGESSSISKCVVCLNEFQESDMLRLLPKCSHAFHLDCIDVWLLSNSNCPLCRSAISGRNRYKIERIVAPNSSPQEPRPAVGSIFGGDEEFLEIVISGEDGATLSENRQHERGDSSRFLVQQSRSNHSSRKFGKSKHRKARHGSIMGDEVINLGEKDDQFRIQPIRRSFSMDSAADRCIYLSVQEILRQNRQAGEAPSNEEGGSRSRRSIFSFGHGRGSRNAILPY, from the coding sequence ATGAACTCTCAAGCCGTACCACCGCCCATCAACGGCCAGCCTCCGCCTCCGGTCTCCGACGATGGGTTCCCAATGCTAGCCGTCGCGGCACTAGGCATCACAGCCACGGCCTTCCTGCTCCTGAGCTACTACATCTTCGTCACCAAGTGCTGCTTCCGGTGGCACCTGATCGACCCCTTGAGGCGCTTCCCCACCCGGAGGGCGCGCCTCAATGAGGATCCACCAGCATCCTACTCCCCCGAATCGTGGCAGAGCCGCGGCCTCAACGAGCTTCTCATAAGAGAAATCCCAACATTCCAATACAGCAAGCAGCAAGGGGAGAGCAGCAGCATCTCCAAATGTGTGGTATGTCTCAATGAGTTTCAAGAAAGCGACATGCTAAGGCTTCTGCCCAAATGCAGCCACGCATTCCATCTCGACTGCATCGATGTATGGCTGCTCAGCAACTCCAACTGCCCGCTGTGCAGGTCAGCAATCTCAGGCAGGAACCGGTACAAGATAGAGAGGATCGTTGCGCCAAACTCCTCCCCTCAAGAACCACGGCCAGCGGTGGGCTCCATCTTCGGAGGTGATGAAGAGTTTCTGGAGATTGTAATAAGTGGAGAGGATGGAGCTACCTTGTCTGAAAACAGACAGCACGAGAGAGGTGATTCGAGCAGGTTCTTGGTGCAGCAATCTAGAAGCAATCATTCTTCAAGAAAGTTTGGCAAGTCTAAGCACAGGAAAGCTCGCCACGGTTCAATCATGGGAGATGAAGTCATCAACTTGGGAGAGAAGGATGATCAATTCCGCATCCAACCTATCAGAAGATCCTTCTCGATGGACTCTGCTGCAGACCGCTGCATTTACCTGTCAGTTCAGGAGATTCTGCGGCAGAACAGGCAAGCTGGTGAGGCCCCGAGCAATGAAGAGGGCGGCAGCAGAAGCCGGAGATCCATCTTCTCCTTCGGACATGGCAGAGGGTCAAGAAATGCAATTCTTCCCTATTGA
- the LOC121761605 gene encoding patellin-4-like, with protein sequence MIIEGKLVHIATIDPESSGDDDEVDDHFIDARSRGKSLAEFRFRVEEAIKGNYLFTTNDDDDDGARLWGVEATDAAVLSKFLKAKRYKVYEAFTALRRTLRWRADFRPADDDLAPPWDNVWFASGADKEGRPLCYSVLGREYQRNLMSMGQQSCNEYLRWRLLCLEKGIRRLNFQSGGVDSIVQIVDMRHAGGPTTKEMKLIGKKMIALLHDHYPGIVHKNLIINVPSWFLTLNALKLRLVTKRSKNKFIFVKQSRVTETLLKYATIENILVQYGGLRRENDTEFTTEDKVLEAYIRANGTELIQIPVEVGVSVTWDITVIGYDVAYREEFVPEDDCSYKILLQEKRMGEGMRNSFYIREEGKIVISIVNHSFTRKKAFYRYKTKASMPIHRIHN encoded by the exons ATGATCATCGAGGGAAAGCTCGTCCACATTGCCACAATCGACCCCGAGAGCAGCGGCGACGACGACGAAGTGGACGACCACTTCATCGACGCCCGCTCCCGGGGCAAATCCCTCGCCGAGTTCCGCTTCCGTGTCGAGGAAGCCATCAAAGGAAACTACCTCTTCACGACCAACGACGACGACGATGACGGGGCCCGCCTGTGGGGCGTGGAGGCGACCGATGCCGCCGTCCTCAGCAAGTTCCTCAAGGCCAAGCGCTACAAGGTGTACGAGGCCTTCACCGCGCTGCGCAGGACGCTGCGGTGGCGCGCGGACTTCCGCCCGGCCGACGACGATCTGGCGCCGCCGTGGGACAACGTCTGGTTCGCGAGCGGCGCAGACAAGGAGGGGCGCCCCCTCTGCTACAGCGTCTTGGGGAGGGAGTATCAGAGGAACCTGATGAGCATGGGGCAGCAGAGCTGCAATGAGTATCTGAGGTGGAGGCTGCTCTGCCTCGAGAAAGGCATCCGCCGTCTCAATTTCCAGTCTGGCGGCGTCGACTCCATCGTCCAGATCGTTGACATGAGGCACGCGGGCGGGCCCACCACCAAGGAGATGAAGCTCATTGGGAAGAAGATGATCGCGTTGCTCCACGATCATTATCCCGGCATCGTCCACAAGAAT CTGATCATAAATGTGCCATCGTGGTTTCTGACGCTGAACGCTTTGAAGCTGCGGTTGGTGACGAAGAGGAGCAAGAACAAGTTCATATTTGTGAAGCAATCAAGAGTTACAGAGACACTTCTCAA GTACGCTACCATAGAGAACATACTGGTTCAATACGGCGGGCTGAGGAGAGAGAACGACACAGAATTCACAACCGAAGACAAAGTTCTCGAAGCTTATATTAGAGCAAATGGCACTGAACTCATACAAATACCCGTCGAG GTAGGGGTGAGTGTAACCTGGGATATAACTGTGATTGGATACGACGTGGCGTATAGAGAAGAGTTCGTGCCAGAAGACGATTGCTCATACAAGATCTTGCTGCAAGAGAAGAGGATGGGAGAGGGCATGAGAAACTCGTTCTACATAAGAGAGGAAGGGAAGATTGTGATAAGCATAGTGAATCATTCATTCACAAGGAAGAAGGCTTTCTACAGGTACAAGACCAAGGCAAGTATGCCTATCCATAGGATCCACAATTGA
- the LOC121760448 gene encoding 11S globulin seed storage protein Jug r 4-like, producing MAKLSLSLLSFLVLLGCGYAIREQQGECQVSNIDAREPSYTVRSEGGQTEFWDNHNNEFRCAGVSIRRHIIQQRGLLLPVYHNAPVLVYVVQGRGTYGVLTSGCAETFESGQQQQFSREERSQRFRVDKHQKVEEFQKGDVIAIRAGDAHWVYNDGDQELVVVVFHHNSNYANQLDQNPRSFFLAGNPGSEQEEEQYRRLRGSQEAQSELGNVFSGLDEELLAEAFNVDVETARKLRGQNDGRGHIIRAEKSIQLIQPHRSRQEQERQHNGLEETFCSARVKENLDRASRADFYNPRAGRFSSLNSFNLPILSFLQLSAARGVLHRNAIFSPHWYTNAHTLIYATRGASRVQIVNHRGQAVFDGQLREGQVLVVPQNFAVVKQAAEQGFEWVAFNTNENAAINTLSGRTSAIRGLPVDVVANAYQVSREEAQKIKFSRQETLIFNAPHSA from the exons ATGGCCAAGCTCTCCCTCTCACTTCTAAGCTTTCTTGTGCTGCTAGGGTGTGGTTACGCCATTAGAGAGCAGCAGGGTGAATGCCAGGTCAGCAACATTGACGCTCGGGAGCCGTCCTACACCGTGAGATCGGAGGGCGGACAGACCGAGTTCTGGGATAACCACAACAATGAGTTTAGATGTGCCGGCGTCTCCATCCGCCGCCACATCATTCAGCAGAGAGGCCTCCTTCTGCCTGTCTACCACAACGCCCCAGTTCTCGTCTACGTCGTCCAAG GCAGGGGAACTTACGGAGTTCTGACCTCTGGCTGCGCCGAAACATTCGAATCAGGCCAACAACAACAATTTTCTCGGGAGGAAAGAAGCCAGAGATTCAGAGTCGACAAACATCAGAAAGTTGAGGAATTCCAGAAGGGAGACGTCATCGCCATCAGGGCAGGTGATGCTCACTGGGTTTACAACGACGGCGATCAAGAgcttgttgttgttgttttccACCACAACTCCAACTATGCCAACCAACTCGACCAAAACCCAAGG TCCTTCTTCTTGGCCGGAAACCCGGGCAGCGAGCAAGAGGAGGAGCAATACAGGAGACTGCGCGGAAGCCAAGAAGCCCAGTCAGAATTGGGAAATGTCTTCAGCGGTTTAGACGAGGAGTTGTTGGCAGAGGCATTCAACGTCGATGTAGAGACCGCCAGAAAGCTGAGGGGCCAAAACGATGGAAGAGGCCACATTATAAGGGCAGAGAAGAGCATCCAGCTGATCCAGCCCCACCGCAGCCGCCAAGAACAAGAACGTCAACACAACGGCCTCGAGGAGACCTTCTGCAGCGCCAGAGTCAAGGAGAATCTCGACAGAGCTTCACGCGCCGACTTCTACAACCCACGCGCCGGAAGATTCTCCAGCCTCAACAGCTTCAACCTTCCCATCCTCAGCTTCCTTCAACTCAGCGCTGCCAGAGGAGTCCTCCACAGG AATGCTATATTCTCACCTCACTGGTACACCAACGCCCACACCCTGATCTACGCCACCCGCGGCGCCTCACGGGTCCAGATAGTCAACCATCGTGGCCAGGCTGTGTTCGACGGGCAGCTCAGAGAGGGCCAGGTGCTCGTCGTACCCCAAAACTTCGCTGTCGTCAAGCAGGCTGCAGAGCAGGGATTCGAGTGGGTTGCATTCAACACCAACGAAAATGCGGCCATCAACACCTTGAGCGGCCGCACATCCGCCATCAGGGGACTTCCGGTCGATGTCGTTGCTAACGCATACCAAGTATCGAGGGAGGAGGCACAGAAGATCAAGTTTTCGCGCCAGGAGACCCTCATTTTTAACGCACCCCACTCTGCTTGA
- the LOC121761692 gene encoding uncharacterized protein LOC121761692, translating to MEFVPPPRGFWDPSTIIDRVQEWKVMGDSVVKGLVDCFSDIESWEENLRSLSESFEIQMVEKKRELDCLHDGKMEALKLKEEELRSLGESFEMQMAEKKRELNCLHEGKMEVLKVREEELRSLSESFEMQMVEKKRELNCLHEGKMEVLKVREEDFRLLSESFEMQMAEKKRELNCLHEGKREALNLREDELRLR from the exons ATGGAATTCGTTCCGCCACCAAGAGGCTTTTGGGATCCCAGCACAATTATTGATAGGGTGCAGGAGTGGAAGGTAATGGGCGATAGTGTGGTTAAGGGTTTAGTCGATTGCTTCTCGGACATTGAATCTTGGGAGGAGAATTTGAGGTCGCTTAGCGAGTCGTTTGAGATACAGATggtggagaagaagagagaattgGATTGTTTACACGACGGGAAAATGGAGGCGTTGAAGTTGAAGGAGGAGGAGTTGAGGTCGCTTGGCGAGTCGTTTGAGATGCAGATGgcggagaagaagagagaattgAATTGTTTGCACGAAGGGAAAATGGAGGTGTTGAAGGTGAGGGAGGAGGAGTTGAGGTCGCTTAGTGAGTCGTTTGAGATGCAGATggtggagaagaagagagaattgAATTGTTTGCACGAAGGGAAAATGGAGGTGTTGAAGGTGAGGGAGGAGGATTTTAGGTTGCTTAGTGAGTCGTTTGAGATGCAAATGgcggagaagaagagagaattgAATTGTTTACACGAAGGAAAAAGGGAG GCGTTGAATTTGAGGGAGGATGAGCTGAGGTTGAGGTAG
- the LOC121762781 gene encoding rho-N domain-containing protein 1, chloroplastic-like, which produces MSRSINFISKTIPGYGPSDSSPLPRTGISGKALSLSPRSCREHKLVSDVKFFPLRCVSRYTSSVCNASSSNYRRNPDFPNNQRRHGYSRNRNRQNETREECDDHEEFKTLSSKNGPLLSASNHKYQATATTGPREKEIVELFRKVQAQLRERAAMKEGKKIEESQTKSKESETVDSLLKLLRKHSVQQGKKSNTTANGRDFILDQDEQTGPSTEEGSTSISYSNSSTSVKHEVQESPIPRLTRPKSNFRKRSPVLEIKFQPVYAENSVSEDNVDTERKCSHAEPEAQDDIQVVEYDSESEVEPFTSEIDAFDENSGIVETEHEDVAKEDDEAISLNGMKLTELRALAKSRGMKRFSKLKKNELIELLSGESYDY; this is translated from the exons ATGTCGCGCTCTATTAATTTCATCTCCAAAACCATTCCTG GATATGGTCCATCTGATAGCAGTCCTCTTCCCCGCACTGGAATTTCTGGGAAAGCACTGTCCTTATCACCTAGATCTTGTCGTGAACACAAGCTCGTTTCAGATGTCAAGTTTTTTCCTTTGAGATGTGTTTCTAGGTATACATCTTCTGTGTGTAATGCAAGTTCTAGCAACTATAGGAGAAACCCGGATTTCCCTAATAATCAAAGAAGGCATGGATACTCCCGCAATAGGAATAGGCAAAATGAAACAAGAGAAGAGTGTGATGACCATGAAGAATTCAAAACTCTCTCTTCCAAAAACGGACCACTACTTTCTGCATCCAACCATAAATATCAGGCAACTGCAACTACTGGTCCTAGAGAAAAGGAAATTGTTGAATTATTCCGTAAGGTGCAGGCCCAACTACGTGAAAGAGCAGCAATGAAGGAAGGAAAGAAAATTGAGGAGTCTCAAACAAAAAGCAAAGAGAGTGAAACTGTTGATTCTCTACTCAAGCTTTTGAGAAAACACTCAGTTCAGCAAGGGAAGAAGAGCAACACCACCGCCAATGGCAGGGACTTCATCCTGGATCAGGATGAACAGACTGGCCCATCTACAGAGGAAGGAAGCACAAGCATCTCATACTCAAACTCCAGCACTAGTGTGAAGCATGAAGTGCAAGAATCCCCAATCCCACGTCTCACCCGACCAAAGTCAAACTTCCGGAAAAGATCCCCAGTCCTTGAAATCAAATTCCAACCTGTTTATGCCGAAAACTCTGTCTCCGAGGACAATGTGGACACTGAAAGAAAGTGCAGTCATGCGGAACCAGAGGCCCAAGACGACATCCAGGTTGTTGAATATGATTCAGAATCTGAAGTCGAGCCTTTCACTTCAGAAATAGATGCTTTTGATGAAAATTCAGGGATTGTTGAGACGGAGCATGAAGATGTAGCAAAAGAAGATGACGAGGCCATCAGTTTGAACGGAATGAAGCTTACTGAATTGAGAGCCCTTGCCAAGTCGCGTGGCATGAAAAGATTCTCAAAGTTGAAAAAGAATGAACTGATTGAGTTGCTGAGTGGTGAATCGTATGATTACTGA
- the LOC121761691 gene encoding uncharacterized protein LOC121761691 — MSLSRGRKVDGRQVKECERLKEIDKREMELEKRLGEFEKREKEFDAFCDGTSGDLALKEEILEKEKAELVKEVRLANEKINEKQKLGYALIERLELGVKMLGEMKMIMAEKFKELESREEAAHESLTASLNEAELIRERPTEALAFLHLLAVYGISYSFDRSELLRFLKLAEKHKHTPNLCHTLGLADRVPGYIKVLMNEKHFLLASTYIYEYQLQDMFSQSEILNYYASHCKKSANALRRREHNSSAAQEKANAAEIAALRLGIEHIVKHGLESDYSPITYTARIKQLEASQAGLRRRIPSFSANIEKHGRCNGSQETSKWARRKRCREANKSDAFSNPQMTPNRGSNNCSSPDWRQPPQHQSSQMKACHDAPAYPWDFVKLVPFPQSDGPRKRPRANTWVREGGSHIGNVANQC, encoded by the exons ATGAGCTTATCGAGAGGTCGCAAGGTTGATGGTCGTCAGGTGAAGGAGTGCGAGAGGTTGAAGGAGATTGACAAGAGGGAAATGGAACTAGAGAAGCGATTAGGGGAGTTTGAGAAGAGGGAGAAGGAATTTGATGCATTCTGTGATGGGACATCGGGAGATCTGGCTTTGAAAGAGGAGATTTTGGAGAAGGAGAAAGCGGAGTTGGTTAAGGAGGTTAGGTTAGCAAATGAGAAAATTAATGAGAAGCAGAAGTTGGGGTATGCGCTTATCGAGAGGTTGGAGTTGGGAGTGAAAATGCTAggtgaaatgaagatgattatgGCTGAGAAGTTTAAGGAGCTTGAGTCAAGGGAGGAGGCAGCCCATGAATCTCTCACTGCGAGTTTGAATGAGGCTGAGCTAATTCGAGAACGTCCGACAGAGGCATTAGCATTCTTGCATCTCCTGGCAGTATATGGTATATCCTATTCTTTTGACAGAAGTGAGCTATTAAGATTTCTGAAGTTGGCtgaaaaacataaacatactccTAACTTGTGTCACACCTTGGGTCTCGCCGATAGAGTTCCTG GTTATATCAAGGTATTAATGAATGAGAAGCACTTTCTTCTTGCAAGCACATACATTTATGAATATCAGCTTCAGGACATGTTTTCGCAGTCAGAGATCCTCAATTATTATGCATCACATTGCAAGAAGTCAGCAAATGCACTACGTAGAAGGGAGCACAACTCTTCTGCAGCACAG GAGAAGGCGAATGCAGCTGAGATTGCTGCTCTGCGTCTTGGAATCGAACATATTGTCAAGCATGGGCTTGAATCTGACTACTCCCCAATCACCTACACAGCAAGAATAAAGCAATTAGAAGCGTCTCAAGCTGGCTTGAGACGGCGGATTCCATCATTCTCAGCTAATATTGAAAAACATGGGAGATGCAATGGATCCCAGGAGACGAGTAAGTGGGCACGACGAAAACGTTGCCGGGAAGCCAACAAATCCGATGCCTTCTCAAATCCTCAAATGACGCCTAACCGTGGTTCGAATAATTGCTCTTCCCCTGACTGGAGACAGCCTCCTCAACATCAGTCGAGCCAAATGAAAGCATGTCATGATGCTCCTGCATATCCTTGGGATTTTGTGAAATTGGTTCCGTTCCCCCAGTCAGACGGTCCTCGCAAAAGACCTCGGGCGAATACCTGGGTGAGAGAGGGTGGCTCACATATAGGGAATGTTGCTAACCAATGTTAA